Within the Streptomyces sp. NBC_00554 genome, the region ACGGACTGCGCGACCCTCGCTCTCCGGTCGTACCGGCTGACCTCCCGGCCGAGGCCGATACAGGGCGCCGGGAAAATCCCTAGTCGTGCAGCGCGATACGTAGCAGACGATCCCCGGTTACCGAAACCGGGGATCGTCCAGAGCATTGATGGTGTTCGCACTCGGCTGTGCTTGGCGGTGGAGCCGTAGCGAACGCAGTAGACAGCGCTGCAACGATCCAGGGAGGAAATGAGCGGCGCCTGCCTGCTGCTGCCCCGAAGTCCGCAGCGCCTGTTCGCTGAAAGACAGCGATTCCTCCGCCGAGTCGGCGTGGGCTCCCGGCGTTGTTGATCCCGCTCTGTCGCTCCGCGCGCTCCTTCGCAAGGAACACCACCTCATGTACCGATCCGCGATACCCCCTGCTCTTTTTTGCCCCGGGCTGGCAGACCCGTCTGCCTGCTTTCAGAAGCCGACACCGGCTGAGATCCCTTGGGGCCGTCTCGCAGCCGCCCACTACCTTCCTGACCTGGCGAGCGAGCCGATGGCAGCTGTGCGCCGTCCATAGCACGGCTCCAGTTGCGGCTTGTCCGCTAAGTCCCCTCGCACTTCACCACAGCCAGTGGGTGGGCGGAGGATCCGTTCTCCGCCCACCCGGTCCCGCTCCCTTCCGCGCCTCGCAGAAAACCCCTTCATGCCTGCCCGACCGCTACTCGCCCCATCGGCCGCACCCGTTCCCGCGAGCGCCGTACGCGCCGCATTCCTCAACGTCAAGGACACCGCGGCGTACCTCGGCCTCTCAACGCACACGCTTTATGTCTGGCGACACCGACGGCAGGGACCGCCGAGCTTCCGCATGGGCTCCCGAGGCCGCGTCATGTACCGGCGGGAAGCCCTCGATGCCTGGATCCGTGAGCAGGAGCGGGCCGACTCCCGCTCCAATCCGGTGCTGAACCCGCTGAGCGCAGCTCCACAGCAACGCAGCCGCCCCAGCGCCTGACGTGCCGAACGTCGTATCGCGCGCCGTTTGCACCCTCTTGAAAGGAGACTCACCTGGCCGGCTACATAGAAGACCGATGGATCAAGAAGAGGAAGGACCCGGTCACCGGGAAAAGGGAGAAAACCGCTCGCTACGGCAAGGGGAAGCGGTACAAGGTCGCCGGCATACCCGGGGTGCGGGACCGATCCTTCGAGGTCCTGGAGGATGCTAAGGCGTGGCTTCGTCGGGCAGCCACGGACGAGGAGCGCGGCGAGTTTGTGGACCCGCGAGATGGATCCATCACGCTGGCCGACTACATCGCGATGCACTGGGCGCCGGGCAGAGGCGGTGCTCCGAAGACCCAGCAGAACCAGGAGCGGCGAGCGCGACTCCACATCATTCCGCACCTGGGCCAACTCCCCCTCAGGAACATCACGGCGGCGGATTTGCGCGCGTACATAGCCAAGTTGGAGTCAACCGTCTCCTCGGTCGACTACCAGCGCGGCATCCTTTCCGAACTCTCCTCCATTCTTGAGGCGGCCGTAGATGACAAGCGGCTCGCCGGGAACCCAATGCACGCGAAGTCCGTGCGATGGCCCAAGGCGCCACAGGAGCGACGGGATGCCTGGCCGTTGGAGACGGCGCTGCGAGTCCGCGACGTCGTCAACCCGCGCAACCGGATAACCGTCGTCCTCGGCCTGGGCTGCGGGCTCCGTCAGGGCGAGGTGTTCGGATTGAGCCCGGAGGACATCGACTACGCGAGAGGCGTGCTCCATGTCCGCCGCCAAGTCCAGGCGATCAAGGGGACGCTGTATTTCACCCTGCCGAAGGGAAAGAAGACCCGTGTTGTCGACATGCCCTCCTCGGTTGCCGAGGAGTTGAAGCGCCACGTCGAAGCGTTCCCGCCAGCGGAAGTGGAGCTTCCGTGGGGGAAGCCGGAGGGGCAGGGGAGGAAGTTCTCGCTGCTGCTCACCACACGATTCGGCAACGCCGTCGCGGTGAACACGTGGAACACCTACACCTGGAAGCCTGCCTTGGCCGAGGCGGGCATCATTCCGCCGCGCGCCAAGGAAGCGAAACCCTGGCAGTGGGCGGCTGCCCCGAAGGACGGCTTCCACGTGCTGCGGCACACCTATGCCTCGCTCATGCTGGAGGCCGGAGAGTCCGTCGTGACCTTGGCGCGGTGGCTCGGGCACTCCTCGCCCGCGATCACCCTCGGTTACTATGCTCACTTCATGCCGGAGGCTGGAAGCAAGGGGCGAACCGCCATCGACGGACTGCTCGGGGAGCAGGGAGAACTGCATGCCGCTCGAAACTCCCCAGATTCTCCCCAGGGTCATTGACGAGGTATTCCCGCTACTGCGCCCCTCCGGCGATGGTCGTGGATTGCAAGGTTAAATAGACGGGTGGCCTGGGAAAATGCTGAGAGAGGTCATCGCGACCCGCTACATCACGCCGCTGCGTGAGGGTGGCTCGCTGCCGGGGCTCGTCGAGGCCGACGATCTCGGGACGTACGTCATGAAGTTCACCGGCGCCGGGCAGGGGCGCAAGACTCTCGTCGCGGAGGTCGTCTGCGGTGAACTCGCCCGTCGGC harbors:
- a CDS encoding tyrosine-type recombinase/integrase → MRDRSFEVLEDAKAWLRRAATDEERGEFVDPRDGSITLADYIAMHWAPGRGGAPKTQQNQERRARLHIIPHLGQLPLRNITAADLRAYIAKLESTVSSVDYQRGILSELSSILEAAVDDKRLAGNPMHAKSVRWPKAPQERRDAWPLETALRVRDVVNPRNRITVVLGLGCGLRQGEVFGLSPEDIDYARGVLHVRRQVQAIKGTLYFTLPKGKKTRVVDMPSSVAEELKRHVEAFPPAEVELPWGKPEGQGRKFSLLLTTRFGNAVAVNTWNTYTWKPALAEAGIIPPRAKEAKPWQWAAAPKDGFHVLRHTYASLMLEAGESVVTLARWLGHSSPAITLGYYAHFMPEAGSKGRTAIDGLLGEQGELHAARNSPDSPQGH
- a CDS encoding helix-turn-helix transcriptional regulator: MPARPLLAPSAAPVPASAVRAAFLNVKDTAAYLGLSTHTLYVWRHRRQGPPSFRMGSRGRVMYRREALDAWIREQERADSRSNPVLNPLSAAPQQRSRPSA